Sequence from the Nitrincola iocasae genome:
GAATTCGCGTATACTCTCAGCTTGGCCAACCGCTAATTGACCTGACAGTCGGAGATCAGGAATATTTCAATTTAGCATCCAGTGGCCAATGGGCCCTGAACGGTATTGATCCTGTTGTAAGACGTAACGTTGATGGTCGCCGTGAAGGCAGTGATGATGACCAGTTCGGACTGGGCTTTCGATACTTTGCTGAAAATCTGAATAATACTGAATTCGGGCTATATTTTGCGCGTTACAACAGTCGCCTGCCGATGATCAGTGGCATTAACTCTGCACGTGCCCCTGGGTCTGTTAATGTATTTATTCCTGGCGTCGGTTCCATCGATGCTGCCACAGCATCAGCGCTTGTAACCGGCGGCCTGCTTCCCCCTGAAACCATGGCGCTATTTCCTTTGATTGCGGCTTTTGATTCTGAATATTTTGTCGAATACCCAGACTCCATAAAAATGGTAGGTCTGAGCTTTAGCACCAACTTGGGCGACATAGCCTGGTCAGGTGAAATCAGTCACAAGCAAGACATGCCAATCCAAGTAAACGGACCTCTATTAGTCGGAGCCATCCTACGCCAAAATATCGGGGGCGTGGGTAATGCAGGGGCCGATCAACTAGTTCAACAAGCCGGGGCTGGCGGCACGATCCGTGGCTATGGCACGTTCGACGTTACTCAGGCTCAAACCACCTTCATCAAGTTTTTTGATAATGTAATGGGAGCCAGCCGTTTAACTACAATTGCTGAACTTGGCTGGACACATGTACACGGTCTGGATGAGAGTGCCAATGCATTAAAATATGGTCGTTCAGGTATTTATGGCTACGAAGCGGGTGACACTGATGGTTTCGTGACTCGCAACTCCTACGGCTACGTTCTGCGTGGCACATTAGAATACCCTAACGCGTTTGCCGGTGTGACCCTGAGACCCGAGCTAAACTTCCGCCATGGTGTCAAAGGCAATGGTCCTGAGCCTGGTGCTGCGTTCCGCGAAGATGAAAAAGCGATCAGTCTGGGCATTACCGCCGACTATATGAACCGCTACCGCGTCGGGGCATCTTATACCAGCTTCTTTGGCGGCTCCTTTAATGCTGAAAAAGACCGGGACTATCTATCACTTAATGCCTCTATCGCCTTTTAAATAGCTGCAGGAGAAGAATAATGATACAGCTAAACCTTCCAAAGAAACTGCTTTGCAGTGCGCTGCTTCTGTCCCTGAGCAGTGCCATTTATGCCAGTCCTGAACGACTGGAGCAGGACCTGACTCCCATGGGAGCTGAACGAGCTGGCAATGCGGCAGGTACTATTCCGGCCTGGGACGGTGGCATAGCCCCTAGTGATGACCGCTATGCAAACCCGTTTGCTGATGAGCAACCCCTGTTTGTGATTACTGCTGACAACTATACAGACTACCAGGACCAGCTTTCTGAAGGCCAGATAGCTCTGTTTCAACGCTATCCTGATAGCTTCAAGATACCCGTCTATCCAACCCACCGCACAGCGGCATTACCGGATAGCATCTATGCAGCAGCTAAACGCAATCTGGACAATGCCAGACTGACTGCCGATGGTAACGGTTTAGAAGGTTTCACTGAGGCGCTGGCCTTTCCGATTCCCGAGAATGGTCTACAGGTCATCTGGAACCACATGACCCGCTACCGGGGTGGCGCGCTGGAACGTACCTTTGTACAGGTTCCGGTACAAACCAATGGCAGTTTCACTCCGGTACGCATCAACGAAAAACTCTCTTGGCCCAGCTATCTGAAAGACCAGGGCGAAGGCGAGCGCCATGACAATATTCTGTTCTTTTTTGTCCAGGAGGTCACGGCACCTGCTCGACTGACCGGCAACATTCTTCTGGTACATGAAACCATGAACCAGATTACCCAACCGCGTCAGGCCTGGACCTACAATTCAGGGCAACGTCGGGTACGCCTGGCACCCAACATCGCTTATGATGCACCCGGCACAGCAACCGATGGCCAACGCACCACGGACAACCTGGATATGTTCAATGGCGCACCGGACCGTTACGACTGGAATCTGGTCGGCAAGCAGGAGCTGTATATTCCTTATAACAGCTGGAAGCTCGCAGACCGCAACCTGTCATACGATGATCTGCTCAGTGCAGGACACCTGAACCCGGATCATACCCGCTATGAGCTGCATCGGGTCTGGAAGCTCGAAGCCACACTGAAAGAAGGTCAACGTCATGTGTATGGCAAACGCACCTTCTACATTGATGAAGACACCTGGCAGATCGCTACTGTGGACCATTATGACGGACGCGGGGAACTCTGGCGTGTCGGTGAAATGCACCAATTCCAGTACCGTGATGTACAGGTTCCCTGGTCAGTAGCGGAAACCTTCTACGACCTGCAATCTGGGCGTTATCTAGTAGGCGGTCTGACTAATGAAGAGGGTATAGGCTATGATTTCAGCCAGCGCTTTGACTACAGCGACTTCACCCCTCAGGCGATCCGTCGCATGGGTCGCTAAACGCTAGACTTCAACGTTTAACTTAGCCCACCCAGGTGGGCTTTTTTATGAGCTGGCGATCTGAAGAGCCTCAACCGGACGACGCGCTGTCCAAAAGTTACGTTTCCAGTAAGGGTTATCAAGTTTGGAGATCATTACACCGCGACTGGTAGAAGCATGTAAAAACTCACCTGCACCCAGATAAATCCCAACATGCTGGTTACGTCCGGTTCGAAAAAATACTAAATCCAGAGGCTGTAGAGCCTGGCGTGTGACAACGTCACCCACAGCAACTTGCTCACTGGTAGTGCGAGGTAACTGCACGTCAAAGGCATCGGTAAAGATGCTCTGCACCAGCGCAGAACAATCGATACCCTGCCTATCATCTCCACCCAGTCGATAAGGGGTGCCAGCCCAGGCTTGATACTGCTGCTCGAGCACCAGGCGGATATCTCCCTGCATCCCCACTATTTCGGGAGCTGACGTCAATGGCTGGCTGACTTGCCGCCCTGTAGAAAAACAACCTGTCAGCAGCAATAGTAAAGTCAGAAGTAATATATTACGCATAAATATAAGATTAGTATGAGAATAATGCGCTAAAATAACTGAAAACCCCGATACCAACAAGTGAATTATATTATTCAACCCGGCACAGACACCTCAACATTTTCATGACAACTCACGCTTTTATCCGACAAAGCAGCCTATTTCTGCTAGCATTAGCGCAATTACAAGCAGGAGAAAGACCCTAAGTGTTTACTGATATCCAACTCAATGAGCGCCTCCAGAAAGCCCTGGATGCTCAAGGCATTACCGCACCGACTGCCGTCCAGCAAGCCACCATTGCCCCCGCTCTCAGTGGCAGGGATTTAATGATCAGTGCGGTGACGGGCAGCGGCAAAACCTATGCCTTTCTTTTGCCTATGCTGCAACGCTTTATTGATACACCCTCGCCCAAAACAGCGACACGTGCACTGATTCTGGCACCTACGCGAGAGTTGGCCGAACAGGTTTCAAAATCCTGTGAGCAACTGGCTGCCTTCACCCAGATTAAATCATTGAGTATATATGGTGGTGAAGGGTTTAAAGAGCAGGCAGCAAAACTACGCAAAAACCCGGAAATTCTGGTCGCCACACCTGGCCGCTTGATTGAACATTTGGAACGCCAGACTATCGACCTCAGCGATCTGGAAGTCCTGGTACTCGATGAAGCTGACCGTATGCTGGACATGGGCTTCAGTGAGGATGTACTGAAAATAGCCGCACAATGCCGCCCAGAGCGTCAGACGCTGCTGTTCTCAGCCACACTGAATACTGGTGACATCCGCAGCCTGACCGAACAAGTGATGAACAACCCTGAATCACTGTTACTCAGCGATGCCCGCACACAGGTTGAAGCCATTACCCAGCAAGTGATCCTGGCCGACGATGTTAAACACAAAGAGCGCCTACTCAACCGCTTGCTCAGCCATGAACCCTACAGCCGCGCCTTGATATTCACCAATACCCGTGTTGCGGCTGATCAATTGGGCAATGTACTAAGCTATCAGAAGCATCGCGCCGCCGTGTTGCATGGCGATATGGACCAACCCAAGCGACGCCAGGTACTTAAGCTGTTTCGCGAAAACCGCATACAGATACTGGTCGCCACAGATGTGGCCGCGCGCGGACTGGATGTAGAAGGTATCGATCTGGTGATTAACTTCGCCATGGCTCGTAGTGGGGACGACTATGTGCATCGCATCGGCCGTACAGGGCGTGCAGGTGAAAGTGGTACCGCCATCTCATTGATCTCACCTTCAGAATGGAACTTGATGTGTAGCATTGAACGTTATCTTCGAATCAGCCTTGAACGCCGCACGCTATCAGGTTTCGAAGGCAGCTTTAAAGGACCGCTTAAAACCAAGGCGTCAGGCAAGGCCATAGGCAAGAAAAAACGTCCGGAAGCTAAAAAGCAGGACGATGATAAACCCAAGGTTAAAAAACGTCTGCGGGATCAAAAAGCCATAGGCAAGCGCCGCAAGCCTCAAAATACTGAACCTCAGACCCTTGACCAGGGCTTCGCACCCCTGAAAAAAAGAAAAGCACCTGACGCTGGGTGAAACATCAGGTGCTAAAGGTACAGTTCTATGCTGTGACTGAGAGTCTATCGTCACAGCGGACTGCATTACCTGATCTGCATCAACAAATTAGTTGTCTCTGATTAATTTATACAAATACAACTTTCGCCTAACGCTCAATCGTGCGGTTTTCCTCTAAAATAGACTTAGAGATGAGGAGAAAAATAATTTATGACAACTGCATACATTACGCACGAAGACTGCCTGCTCCATAATATGGGGCCGGATCATCCGGAAAGTCCGGTGCGTTTGCAGGCAATCCGCAAGGTGCTGGAACGAACCGGTCTTATGGACCATATGGACCAGCTTACAGCGGTGCCTGCATCAGCCGAGCAAATTCAGCTGGCACACGCCAAGCTGCACCAGAAAAAACTGGAAATGAAGGTCCCACGTGAAGGGGTTGTCTATACCGATGAGGACACCGCTCTCTGCCCTCACTCCCTTGATGCAGCTCATTTGGCGGCGGGTGGCGTCATACTGGCAACCAACCGGGTTCTGTCAGGGAAGGCACAGAATGCCTTTTGTGCGGTTCGGCCACCAGGCCACCATGCAGAATACAATCTCCCTATGGGCTTTTGTTTTTACAATAACGTGGCTATAGGCGCCTGCCATGCATTATTGCAGGAAGGCATCGAACGCGTTGCCGTGCTCGATTTTGATGTGCACCATTGTAATGGCACTGTGGATATTTTCAAAGATCGCCCAGAGGTATTGGTATGCTCAACCTTCCAATACCCCTATTACCCGGAACGCTATTGCGAAATCGACCGTCCCAATATAGTCAATTGCCCGATTGCGGCTCATTCAGATAACAGCGTGTTCCGCAAAGCGATTGAAGAGCGCTGGCTCCCGGCGTTGGAAGCACACAAACCAGATATCATTTTCATCTCTGCCGGGTTTGATGCGCACAAGGAAGACCCTATGGCCGATTTAAACCTGGATGAAGAAGATTATCGCTGGGTGACACAACAGATAATGCAGATGGCGGAAAAGCATAGCCACAAACGCATCGTCTCAGTGCTGGAAGGTGGCTATAGCCCAGTAGCACTTGCTTTCAGTGTACAGGCACACCTTGAGGTTCTGGCAGGCTTTTAGAATCTGTGAGGGCATCCTGCCCTCACACTTCATATCAACGCCCGTATATCATATCCGGCAACCAGGTAATTAGGCCTGGGAAAATAATCAGCAGCGCAATCGCCACGACCTGAAGCACCACAAAAGGCATAGCCCCTTGATATATATGCCGCGTGGTAATGGCATCCGGCGCCACCCCGCGTAAATAGAAGAGTGAAAATCCAAACGGCGGCGTCAGGAAGCTGGTCTGAAGATTAACAGCCACCATAACCCCTAACCAGATGGGATCGATATCCATCATCAATAAAATCGGAGCCGTAATCGGGATAACCAGAAAGATAATTTCAAAGGTATCCAGAATAAAGCCCAGCAAAAACATCAGCAGCATCACAAAAATGATAGCCCCGAGCTTTCCGCCCGGCAGGCTGTTAAGAAAATCACTCACCAGCTCTTCACCACCCATCATCCGGAACACCAGCGAAAATACCGACGCACCGATCAGAATAATAAAGATCATCGTTGTGGTATTGGCGGTAGCAAACATCACCTGACGCAGGTTTGTAAAGGTCAGTTTGCGTCGTACCGCTGCCAACAGAATGGCACCGACAGCACCGACAGAAGCCGACTCCGTAGGCGTCGCCACCCCCCCCAGTATTGAGCCCAGTACGGCAATGATCAGGACCAAAGGTGGCAACAGAGTAAAAATAACATCATGAAACAGACGCTTGCGCTCCGCAGCTGTTACTTCCAGCGCGGGACAGGTTTCAGGATGGCGAATCGCTTTGTAGATCATATAGAGCATATAAATGCCCACCAGCATCAGCCCGGGAATGAATGCTCCGGCAAACAAGTCACCCACTGAAACGGGCGTCGGCGCGAAATTCCCTTTGGACATCTGCACCTGCTGGTTGACCCCAGCCAACATGTCACCCATAAAGATCAGCACAGTAGACGGCGGAATAATCTGCCCCAAAGTGCCTGAAGCACAGATTACGCCAGTTGCTAATTTAGGATCATAGCCAGCTCGCATCATCGCTGGCAGCGACAACAACCCCATAGTGACCACGGTAGCCCCGACGATACCCGTAGACGCCGCTAACAACGCACCCACCACGATGACCGATAACCCCAAACCACCCCGTAGTTTACCGAACAAGCGCCCCATGGTAATCAACAACTGCTCTGCAATTCCGGAACGCTCCAGCATCATCCCCATAAAGATGAATAAAGGCACAGCAACCAACACCTCATTCAACATGATGCCAATATAACGGGGCGCCAGGCTGGAGAGATTAGACAGGTCAAACAC
This genomic interval carries:
- a CDS encoding DUF1302 domain-containing protein, giving the protein MATKILRRKGQRALQRPGFRPALLACLLASGFTAQTQALEFQLGEIEGRFDSNISIGTSIRMDDPNPSLISQPNAGTSMGSGSYDDGTQNFKQGSPFSTVLKGVHDLELRYENLGFFGRGKYWYDYELEKGSRGHGHIPNGYTPNSRLNDEGFNDFAQFSGVEILDAYFFGGFDLGNMPLDIRVGRQAINWGESTFIQGGINSFNPVDVTAFRRPGAEIKEGLLPFGSAFASLGLTDNLSVEGFYQYEWEPTVVDGCGTYFSSNDFTPEGCDGIRVYSQLGQPLIDLTVGDQEYFNLASSGQWALNGIDPVVRRNVDGRREGSDDDQFGLGFRYFAENLNNTEFGLYFARYNSRLPMISGINSARAPGSVNVFIPGVGSIDAATASALVTGGLLPPETMALFPLIAAFDSEYFVEYPDSIKMVGLSFSTNLGDIAWSGEISHKQDMPIQVNGPLLVGAILRQNIGGVGNAGADQLVQQAGAGGTIRGYGTFDVTQAQTTFIKFFDNVMGASRLTTIAELGWTHVHGLDESANALKYGRSGIYGYEAGDTDGFVTRNSYGYVLRGTLEYPNAFAGVTLRPELNFRHGVKGNGPEPGAAFREDEKAISLGITADYMNRYRVGASYTSFFGGSFNAEKDRDYLSLNASIAF
- a CDS encoding DUF1329 domain-containing protein; protein product: MIQLNLPKKLLCSALLLSLSSAIYASPERLEQDLTPMGAERAGNAAGTIPAWDGGIAPSDDRYANPFADEQPLFVITADNYTDYQDQLSEGQIALFQRYPDSFKIPVYPTHRTAALPDSIYAAAKRNLDNARLTADGNGLEGFTEALAFPIPENGLQVIWNHMTRYRGGALERTFVQVPVQTNGSFTPVRINEKLSWPSYLKDQGEGERHDNILFFFVQEVTAPARLTGNILLVHETMNQITQPRQAWTYNSGQRRVRLAPNIAYDAPGTATDGQRTTDNLDMFNGAPDRYDWNLVGKQELYIPYNSWKLADRNLSYDDLLSAGHLNPDHTRYELHRVWKLEATLKEGQRHVYGKRTFYIDEDTWQIATVDHYDGRGELWRVGEMHQFQYRDVQVPWSVAETFYDLQSGRYLVGGLTNEEGIGYDFSQRFDYSDFTPQAIRRMGR
- a CDS encoding NlpC/P60 family protein — protein: MRNILLLTLLLLLTGCFSTGRQVSQPLTSAPEIVGMQGDIRLVLEQQYQAWAGTPYRLGGDDRQGIDCSALVQSIFTDAFDVQLPRTTSEQVAVGDVVTRQALQPLDLVFFRTGRNQHVGIYLGAGEFLHASTSRGVMISKLDNPYWKRNFWTARRPVEALQIASS
- a CDS encoding DEAD/DEAH box helicase → MFTDIQLNERLQKALDAQGITAPTAVQQATIAPALSGRDLMISAVTGSGKTYAFLLPMLQRFIDTPSPKTATRALILAPTRELAEQVSKSCEQLAAFTQIKSLSIYGGEGFKEQAAKLRKNPEILVATPGRLIEHLERQTIDLSDLEVLVLDEADRMLDMGFSEDVLKIAAQCRPERQTLLFSATLNTGDIRSLTEQVMNNPESLLLSDARTQVEAITQQVILADDVKHKERLLNRLLSHEPYSRALIFTNTRVAADQLGNVLSYQKHRAAVLHGDMDQPKRRQVLKLFRENRIQILVATDVAARGLDVEGIDLVINFAMARSGDDYVHRIGRTGRAGESGTAISLISPSEWNLMCSIERYLRISLERRTLSGFEGSFKGPLKTKASGKAIGKKKRPEAKKQDDDKPKVKKRLRDQKAIGKRRKPQNTEPQTLDQGFAPLKKRKAPDAG
- a CDS encoding histone deacetylase family protein, which codes for MTTAYITHEDCLLHNMGPDHPESPVRLQAIRKVLERTGLMDHMDQLTAVPASAEQIQLAHAKLHQKKLEMKVPREGVVYTDEDTALCPHSLDAAHLAAGGVILATNRVLSGKAQNAFCAVRPPGHHAEYNLPMGFCFYNNVAIGACHALLQEGIERVAVLDFDVHHCNGTVDIFKDRPEVLVCSTFQYPYYPERYCEIDRPNIVNCPIAAHSDNSVFRKAIEERWLPALEAHKPDIIFISAGFDAHKEDPMADLNLDEEDYRWVTQQIMQMAEKHSHKRIVSVLEGGYSPVALAFSVQAHLEVLAGF
- a CDS encoding TRAP transporter large permease; translation: MDPVLLGEILSLLMFFSIIGVLMMGFPVAFSLAGTSVIFAAVGHVLGVFDLSNLSSLAPRYIGIMLNEVLVAVPLFIFMGMMLERSGIAEQLLITMGRLFGKLRGGLGLSVIVVGALLAASTGIVGATVVTMGLLSLPAMMRAGYDPKLATGVICASGTLGQIIPPSTVLIFMGDMLAGVNQQVQMSKGNFAPTPVSVGDLFAGAFIPGLMLVGIYMLYMIYKAIRHPETCPALEVTAAERKRLFHDVIFTLLPPLVLIIAVLGSILGGVATPTESASVGAVGAILLAAVRRKLTFTNLRQVMFATANTTTMIFIILIGASVFSLVFRMMGGEELVSDFLNSLPGGKLGAIIFVMLLMFLLGFILDTFEIIFLVIPITAPILLMMDIDPIWLGVMVAVNLQTSFLTPPFGFSLFYLRGVAPDAITTRHIYQGAMPFVVLQVVAIALLIIFPGLITWLPDMIYGR